One genomic region from Zalophus californianus isolate mZalCal1 chromosome 14, mZalCal1.pri.v2, whole genome shotgun sequence encodes:
- the RITA1 gene encoding RBPJ-interacting and tubulin-associated protein 1 — protein sequence MGSVKTPVELAVSGMQTLHLQHHCRGGHRVKARASYVDESLFGSPAATRPTPPDFDPPWVEKANRTSGVGTGTSRASGANGSSKTTSSRGSTPTLTPRKKNKYRLISHTPSYCDESLFGSRPEGTSWEGPWMAKGDAAKLHALFWTPPATPRGSHSPRPRETPLRAIHPAGPSKTEPEAVADSQKLYTDGLDSLRPRRRERSHSLTHPNVPSTGCPPASAPHTNGPRDPRPSLSGVTFQNPQVTPRARSVRISVPATPQRGGATQKPKPPWK from the exons ATGGGCAGCGTGAAGACCCCTGTGGAGCTGGCCGTCAGTGGGATGCAGACTCTCCATCTTCAGCACCATTGCCGGGGCGGCCACCGGGTCAAGGCCAGGGCATCCTACGTGGATGAGTCTTTGTTTGGCAGCCCTGCGGCTACCCGGCCCACACCACCAGACTTTGACCCACCCTGGGTGGAAAAGGCCAACAGAACCAGTGGAGTGGGCACAGGGACATCACGGGCCTCAGGGGCCAACGGGAGCAGCAAGACCACCTCCTCCAGGGGCAGCACCCCAACCCTCACACCAAGGAAGAAGAACAAATACAG aCTGATCAGCCACACTCCTTCTTACTGTGATGAGTCGCTATTTGGCTCCCGACCTGAGGGCACCAGCTGGGAGGGCCCGTGGATGGCAAAGGGGGATGCTGCCAAACTCCATGCCCTCTTCTGGACACCCCCAGCCACCCCTAGGGGCAGCCACTCGCCCCGCCCCAGGGAGACCCCGCTGCGAGCCATTCACCCAGCTGGTCCCTCGAAGACAGAGCCCGAGGCGGTGGCAGACTCCCAGAAGCTGTACACAGATGGGTTAGACTCTCTACGCCCTCGGAGGCGGGAACGTTCCCATTCCCTTACACACCCGAATGTCCCCAGCACTGGTTGCCCACCTGCCAGTGCCCCCCACACCAATGGGCCTCGGGATCCCAGGCCTTCCCTGTCGGGGGTGACCTTCCAGAACCCTCAAGTGACGCCCAGGGCTCGCTCAGTTCGTATTTCAGTGCCAGCCACCCCCCAACGAGGTGGGGCCACCCAGAAACCAAAGCCCCCTTGGAAATGA